In one Diceros bicornis minor isolate mBicDic1 chromosome 2, mDicBic1.mat.cur, whole genome shotgun sequence genomic region, the following are encoded:
- the LOC131421445 gene encoding LOW QUALITY PROTEIN: vomeronasal type-1 receptor 90-like (The sequence of the model RefSeq protein was modified relative to this genomic sequence to represent the inferred CDS: substituted 2 bases at 2 genomic stop codons), which yields MNKNNEKLYTFIAIKNALFSHIVFGITANTILLLFQVHTFLLKHSPKPTDLTISHLALIHIVMLLTMRFMVTDVFGSQTFWNIVKCKXVLYLYRLMRGLSVCTSCLLSILQTIILSARSSCLAKFKHKSSHHNLYCILFLXIFNMSTDARYLVSTVATPNVTSAYLLFVTESCSLSPLSHFLGYIFSTLRIFGDVSLIGLMAFSSGYMVVLLYRPKRQSQHLHSTNLSPKASPEERATQTILLFMNSFVFMYFFPW from the exons atgaataaaaacaatgaaaaacttTACACTTTCATTGCCATAAAAAATGCCCTTTTCTCCCATATTGTCTTTGGGATCACAGCCAACACTATCCTTCTGCTCTTCCAGGTCCACACCTTTCTTCTCAAGCACAGCCCAAAGCCCACTGACTTGACCATCAGTCACTTGGCCCTAATCCACATAGTAATGCTGCTAACCATGAGGTTCATGGTTACAGATGTTTTTGGGTCTCAGACTTTTTGGAATATTGTCAAATGTAAATAAGTTCTCTACTTGTACAGGTTGATGAGGGGCCTCTCCGTTTGTACCAGCTGCCTGCTGAGCATCCTCCAAACCATCATCCTCAGCGCCAGAAGCTCCTGTTTGGCAAAGTTCAAACATAAATCCTCACATCACAACCTGTATTGCATTCTCTTCCTATAGATCTTCAATATGTCCACTGATGCTCGCTACTTAGTCTCCACTGTTGCCACCCCCAATGTGACCTCGGCCTATCTTCTGTTTGTCACTGAATCCTGCTCACTTTCACCCTTGAGTCACTTCCTCGGGTACATATTTTCCACACTAAGGATATTTGGAGATGTTTCCCTAATAGGGCTTATGGCCTTCTCAAGTGGGTACATGGTGGTTCTCTTGTACAGGCCTAAGAGGCAGTCCCAGCATCTTCACAGCACCAACCTTTCTCCAAAAGCATCCCCAGAAGAAAGGGCCACCCAGACCATTCTGTTGTTCATGAATTCCTTTGTGTTCatgtacttttt cccctggtaa